One Phalacrocorax aristotelis chromosome Z, bGulAri2.1, whole genome shotgun sequence DNA window includes the following coding sequences:
- the LOC142050299 gene encoding gamma-secretase subunit Aph-1b-like, whose protein sequence is MTLAVFFGCTFIAFGPALGLFLFTIARDPLRIIILIAGAFFWLVSLLFSSLIWFIAVKASDPRDEPLQKGLLIFGVMFSVLLQEAFRFLYYKLLRKAIEGLVALSEDGCSPISIQQMAYVAGVGFGLMSGAFSMINLLADALGPGTVGIHGDSQLYFLTSAFMTMVLIFLHTFWGILFFHGCEHRRWWEIAAVVVMHLAVSGSTFCNPLYVGSLVPSYLLMAAAAAWAYVLSGGSVQNLRRFLLCLQSGASPHLES, encoded by the exons ATGACGCTCGCCGTCTTCTTCGGGTGCACCTTCATCGCCTTCGGGCCGGCCCTCGGCCTATTCCTCTTCACCATCGCCCGCGACCCGCTGCGCATCATCATCCTCATCGCCGG GGCTTTCTTCTGGCTGGTGTCGCTGCTGTTCTCCTCCCTCATCTGGTTTATTGCAGTTAAAGCCAGCGACCCCCGGGATGAGCCATTGCAGAAGGGGCTCCTGATATTTGGAGTGAtgttctctgtgctgctgcaggaggcatTCCGATTCCTCTACTACAAGCTCCTCAG GAAGGCCATAGAGGGGCTGGTGGCCCTCAGCGAGGACGGCTGCTCCCCCATTTCCATCCAGCAAATGGCATATG TGGCTGGTGTGGGCTTTGGGCTCATGAGCGGCGCCTTCTCCATGATCAATCTTCTGGCAGACGCATTAGGGCCTGGCACCGTGGGCATCCATGGGGACTCGCAACTCTACTTCCTGACCTCAG ctttTATGACCATGGTGCTGATTTTCCTTCATACCTTCTGGGGGATCCTCTTCTTCCACGGCTGTGAGCATCGGCGCTGGTGGGAGATTGCAGCGGTCGTTGTCATGCACCTCGCTGTTTCGGGGTCG ACATTTTGCAACCCCCTGTACGTGGGCAGCCTGGTGCCCTCCTACCTGCTgatggctgctgcagctgcctgggcttACGTGCTCTCGGGGGGATCTGTGCAGAACCTGCGGCGCTTCCTGCTCT GTCTACAGAGCGGAGCCAGTCCCCACCTGGAATCCTGA
- the TPM2 gene encoding tropomyosin beta chain isoform X3: MAGISSIDAVKKKIQSLQQVADEAEERAEHLQREADAERQARERAEAEVASLNRRIQLVEEELDRAQERLATALQKLEEAEKAADESERGMKVIENRAMKDEEKMELQEMQLKEAKHIAEEADRKYEEVARKLVVLEGELERSEERAEVAESKCGDLEEELKIVTNNLKSLEAQADKYSTKEDKYEEEIKLLGEKLKEAETRAEFAERSVAKLEKTIDDLEESLASAKEENVGIHQVLDQTLLELNNL, encoded by the exons ATGGCCGGCATCAGCTCTATCGACGCCGTCAAGAAGAAGAtccagagcctgcagcaggTGGCCGACGAGGCGGAGGAGCGCGCCGAGCACCTGCAGCGGGAGGCCGATGCCGAGCGGCAGGCCCGGGAGCGG GCTGAGGCTGAAGTGGCTTCTCTGAACCGCCGTATCCAGTTGGTGGAGGAGGAGCTGGACCGAGCCCAGGAGCGCCTGGCCACCGCCCTGCAGAAGCTGGAAGAAGCTGAGAAGGCGGCTGATGAGAGCGAGAG AGGCATGAAGGTCATCGAAAACAGGGCCATGAAGGATGAGGAGAAGATGGAGCTCCAGGAAATGCAGCTGAAGGAGGCAAAGCACATAGCGGAGGAGGCTGACCGCAAATACGAGGAG GTTGCCCGCAAGCTGGTTGTCCTTGAGGGAGAGCTGGAGCGCTCGGAGGAGAGGGCAGAGGTGGCAGAGAG TAAATGTGGTGACCTAGAGGAAGAGCTGAAAATTGTCACCAACAACTTGAAGTCCCTGGAGGCCCAGGCTGACAAG TATTCCACCAAGGAAGACAAGTATGAGGAGGAAATCAAGCTCCTAGGGGAAAAACTGAAGGAG GCTGAGACCCGAGCGGAGTTTGCAGAGAGGTCTGTGGCAAAGCTGGAGAAAACCATCGATGATCTAGAAG AGAGTTTGGCCAGTGCCAAAGAGGAGAACGTGGGCATCCACCAGGTCCTGGACCAGACCTTACTGGAGCTGAACAACCTCTGA
- the TPM2 gene encoding tropomyosin beta chain isoform X1 encodes MAGISSIDAVKKKIQSLQQVADEAEERAEHLQREADAERQARERAEAEVASLNRRIQLVEEELDRAQERLATALQKLEEAEKAADESERGMKVIENRAMKDEEKMELQEMQLKEAKHIAEEADRKYEEVARKLVVLEGELERSEERAEVAESRARQLEEELRTMDQTLKSLIASEEEYSTKEDKYEEEIKLLGEKLKEAETRAEFAERSVAKLEKTIDDLEESLASAKEENVGIHQVLDQTLLELNNL; translated from the exons ATGGCCGGCATCAGCTCTATCGACGCCGTCAAGAAGAAGAtccagagcctgcagcaggTGGCCGACGAGGCGGAGGAGCGCGCCGAGCACCTGCAGCGGGAGGCCGATGCCGAGCGGCAGGCCCGGGAGCGG GCTGAGGCTGAAGTGGCTTCTCTGAACCGCCGTATCCAGTTGGTGGAGGAGGAGCTGGACCGAGCCCAGGAGCGCCTGGCCACCGCCCTGCAGAAGCTGGAAGAAGCTGAGAAGGCGGCTGATGAGAGCGAGAG AGGCATGAAGGTCATCGAAAACAGGGCCATGAAGGATGAGGAGAAGATGGAGCTCCAGGAAATGCAGCTGAAGGAGGCAAAGCACATAGCGGAGGAGGCTGACCGCAAATACGAGGAG GTTGCCCGCAAGCTGGTTGTCCTTGAGGGAGAGCTGGAGCGCTCGGAGGAGAGGGCAGAGGTGGCAGAGAG CCGAGCAAGACAGTTGGAAGAAGAGCTGCGGACCATGGACCAGACTCTCAAATCCCTCATTGCCTCAGAGGAAGAG TATTCCACCAAGGAAGACAAGTATGAGGAGGAAATCAAGCTCCTAGGGGAAAAACTGAAGGAG GCTGAGACCCGAGCGGAGTTTGCAGAGAGGTCTGTGGCAAAGCTGGAGAAAACCATCGATGATCTAGAAG AGAGTTTGGCCAGTGCCAAAGAGGAGAACGTGGGCATCCACCAGGTCCTGGACCAGACCTTACTGGAGCTGAACAACCTCTGA
- the TPM2 gene encoding tropomyosin beta chain isoform X11, protein MAGISSIDAVKKKIQSLQQVADEAEERAEHLQREADAERQARERAEAEVASLNRRIQLVEEELDRAQERLATALQKLEEAEKAADESERGMKVIENRAMKDEEKMELQEMQLKEAKHIAEEADRKYEEVARKLVVLEGELERSEERAEVAESKCGDLEEELKIVTNNLKSLEAQADKYSTKEDKYEEEIKLLGEKLKEAETRAEFAERSVAKLEKTIDDLEERSRQEAEKNRVLSNELRVILTELNN, encoded by the exons ATGGCCGGCATCAGCTCTATCGACGCCGTCAAGAAGAAGAtccagagcctgcagcaggTGGCCGACGAGGCGGAGGAGCGCGCCGAGCACCTGCAGCGGGAGGCCGATGCCGAGCGGCAGGCCCGGGAGCGG GCTGAGGCTGAAGTGGCTTCTCTGAACCGCCGTATCCAGTTGGTGGAGGAGGAGCTGGACCGAGCCCAGGAGCGCCTGGCCACCGCCCTGCAGAAGCTGGAAGAAGCTGAGAAGGCGGCTGATGAGAGCGAGAG AGGCATGAAGGTCATCGAAAACAGGGCCATGAAGGATGAGGAGAAGATGGAGCTCCAGGAAATGCAGCTGAAGGAGGCAAAGCACATAGCGGAGGAGGCTGACCGCAAATACGAGGAG GTTGCCCGCAAGCTGGTTGTCCTTGAGGGAGAGCTGGAGCGCTCGGAGGAGAGGGCAGAGGTGGCAGAGAG TAAATGTGGTGACCTAGAGGAAGAGCTGAAAATTGTCACCAACAACTTGAAGTCCCTGGAGGCCCAGGCTGACAAG TATTCCACCAAGGAAGACAAGTATGAGGAGGAAATCAAGCTCCTAGGGGAAAAACTGAAGGAG GCTGAGACCCGAGCGGAGTTTGCAGAGAGGTCTGTGGCAAAGCTGGAGAAAACCATCGATGATCTAGAAG AGCGCTCCCGGCAGGAGGCTGAGAAAAACCGTGTTCTCAGTAACGAGCTGCGGGTCATCCTTACCGAACTTAACAACTGA
- the TPM2 gene encoding tropomyosin beta chain isoform X10, with amino-acid sequence MAGISSIDAVKKKIQSLQQVADEAEERAEHLQREADAERQARERAEAEVASLNRRIQLVEEELDRAQERLATALQKLEEAEKAADESERGMKVIENRAMKDEEKMELQEMQLKEAKHIAEEADRKYEEVARKLVVLEGELERSEERAEVAESRARQLEEELRTMDQTLKSLIASEEEYSTKEDKYEEEIKLLGEKLKEAETRAEFAERSVAKLEKTIDDLEERSRQEAEKNRVLSNELRVILTELNN; translated from the exons ATGGCCGGCATCAGCTCTATCGACGCCGTCAAGAAGAAGAtccagagcctgcagcaggTGGCCGACGAGGCGGAGGAGCGCGCCGAGCACCTGCAGCGGGAGGCCGATGCCGAGCGGCAGGCCCGGGAGCGG GCTGAGGCTGAAGTGGCTTCTCTGAACCGCCGTATCCAGTTGGTGGAGGAGGAGCTGGACCGAGCCCAGGAGCGCCTGGCCACCGCCCTGCAGAAGCTGGAAGAAGCTGAGAAGGCGGCTGATGAGAGCGAGAG AGGCATGAAGGTCATCGAAAACAGGGCCATGAAGGATGAGGAGAAGATGGAGCTCCAGGAAATGCAGCTGAAGGAGGCAAAGCACATAGCGGAGGAGGCTGACCGCAAATACGAGGAG GTTGCCCGCAAGCTGGTTGTCCTTGAGGGAGAGCTGGAGCGCTCGGAGGAGAGGGCAGAGGTGGCAGAGAG CCGAGCAAGACAGTTGGAAGAAGAGCTGCGGACCATGGACCAGACTCTCAAATCCCTCATTGCCTCAGAGGAAGAG TATTCCACCAAGGAAGACAAGTATGAGGAGGAAATCAAGCTCCTAGGGGAAAAACTGAAGGAG GCTGAGACCCGAGCGGAGTTTGCAGAGAGGTCTGTGGCAAAGCTGGAGAAAACCATCGATGATCTAGAAG AGCGCTCCCGGCAGGAGGCTGAGAAAAACCGTGTTCTCAGTAACGAGCTGCGGGTCATCCTTACCGAACTTAACAACTGA
- the TPM2 gene encoding tropomyosin beta chain isoform X2 has protein sequence MAGISSIDAVKKKIQSLQQVADEAEERAEHLQREADAERQARERAEAEVASLNRRIQLVEEELDRAQERLATALQKLEEAEKAADESERGMKVIENRAMKDEEKMELQEMQLKEAKHIAEEADRKYEEVARKLVVLEGELERSEERAEVAESRARQLEEELRTMDQTLKSLIASEEEYSTKEDKYEEEIKLLGEKLKEAETRAEFAERSVAKLEKTIDDLEDEVYAQKMKYKAISEELDNALNDITSL, from the exons ATGGCCGGCATCAGCTCTATCGACGCCGTCAAGAAGAAGAtccagagcctgcagcaggTGGCCGACGAGGCGGAGGAGCGCGCCGAGCACCTGCAGCGGGAGGCCGATGCCGAGCGGCAGGCCCGGGAGCGG GCTGAGGCTGAAGTGGCTTCTCTGAACCGCCGTATCCAGTTGGTGGAGGAGGAGCTGGACCGAGCCCAGGAGCGCCTGGCCACCGCCCTGCAGAAGCTGGAAGAAGCTGAGAAGGCGGCTGATGAGAGCGAGAG AGGCATGAAGGTCATCGAAAACAGGGCCATGAAGGATGAGGAGAAGATGGAGCTCCAGGAAATGCAGCTGAAGGAGGCAAAGCACATAGCGGAGGAGGCTGACCGCAAATACGAGGAG GTTGCCCGCAAGCTGGTTGTCCTTGAGGGAGAGCTGGAGCGCTCGGAGGAGAGGGCAGAGGTGGCAGAGAG CCGAGCAAGACAGTTGGAAGAAGAGCTGCGGACCATGGACCAGACTCTCAAATCCCTCATTGCCTCAGAGGAAGAG TATTCCACCAAGGAAGACAAGTATGAGGAGGAAATCAAGCTCCTAGGGGAAAAACTGAAGGAG GCTGAGACCCGAGCGGAGTTTGCAGAGAGGTCTGTGGCAAAGCTGGAGAAAACCATCGATGATCTAGAAG ATGAAGTCTATGCACAGAAGATGAAGTACAAAGCCATCAGCGAGGAGCTGGACAATGCACTTAATGATATCACCTCCCTCTGA
- the TPM2 gene encoding tropomyosin beta chain isoform X4: MAGISSIDAVKKKIQSLQQVADEAEERAEHLQREADAERQARERAEAEVASLNRRIQLVEEELDRAQERLATALQKLEEAEKAADESERGMKVIENRAMKDEEKMELQEMQLKEAKHIAEEADRKYEEVARKLVVLEGELERSEERAEVAESKCGDLEEELKIVTNNLKSLEAQADKYSTKEDKYEEEIKLLGEKLKEAETRAEFAERSVAKLEKTIDDLEDEVYAQKMKYKAISEELDNALNDITSL; this comes from the exons ATGGCCGGCATCAGCTCTATCGACGCCGTCAAGAAGAAGAtccagagcctgcagcaggTGGCCGACGAGGCGGAGGAGCGCGCCGAGCACCTGCAGCGGGAGGCCGATGCCGAGCGGCAGGCCCGGGAGCGG GCTGAGGCTGAAGTGGCTTCTCTGAACCGCCGTATCCAGTTGGTGGAGGAGGAGCTGGACCGAGCCCAGGAGCGCCTGGCCACCGCCCTGCAGAAGCTGGAAGAAGCTGAGAAGGCGGCTGATGAGAGCGAGAG AGGCATGAAGGTCATCGAAAACAGGGCCATGAAGGATGAGGAGAAGATGGAGCTCCAGGAAATGCAGCTGAAGGAGGCAAAGCACATAGCGGAGGAGGCTGACCGCAAATACGAGGAG GTTGCCCGCAAGCTGGTTGTCCTTGAGGGAGAGCTGGAGCGCTCGGAGGAGAGGGCAGAGGTGGCAGAGAG TAAATGTGGTGACCTAGAGGAAGAGCTGAAAATTGTCACCAACAACTTGAAGTCCCTGGAGGCCCAGGCTGACAAG TATTCCACCAAGGAAGACAAGTATGAGGAGGAAATCAAGCTCCTAGGGGAAAAACTGAAGGAG GCTGAGACCCGAGCGGAGTTTGCAGAGAGGTCTGTGGCAAAGCTGGAGAAAACCATCGATGATCTAGAAG ATGAAGTCTATGCACAGAAGATGAAGTACAAAGCCATCAGCGAGGAGCTGGACAATGCACTTAATGATATCACCTCCCTCTGA